The proteins below come from a single Nostoc sp. KVJ3 genomic window:
- a CDS encoding SDR family oxidoreductase, whose translation MMTNENGNYTGKVAFVTGAANGIGRATALAFAREGANVVVADISEQGNQETVRMIEKLGKKAIAVRCDVTQTEDVKAALAKTIEAFGRLDFAFNNAGIEPKKPAPTAEYEEEEWNRIVDTNLRGVFLCMKYEIPLILKQGGGAIVNTSSGAGIIGIKGSPAYTAAKHGVIGLTKSAALDYAAQNIRVNAVCPGYINTPMMDRFTGGTSEGRAKVIAEEPIGRMGKSEEIAEAVIWLCSDGAAFVIGHAMVIDGGQTVQ comes from the coding sequence ATGATGACGAACGAGAATGGAAACTACACAGGAAAAGTTGCCTTTGTGACTGGAGCCGCGAACGGCATCGGTCGAGCTACGGCGCTGGCGTTTGCACGTGAGGGCGCTAATGTAGTGGTCGCTGACATTTCAGAACAGGGCAATCAAGAAACAGTCCGCATGATCGAGAAACTCGGCAAGAAGGCGATCGCTGTCCGGTGCGACGTGACGCAGACCGAGGATGTGAAGGCGGCCCTAGCCAAGACCATTGAGGCTTTTGGGCGGCTGGACTTCGCCTTCAACAATGCGGGCATTGAGCCGAAGAAGCCAGCTCCGACCGCGGAGTACGAGGAGGAGGAGTGGAACCGGATCGTAGACACCAACCTCCGTGGTGTTTTCCTGTGCATGAAGTACGAGATCCCGCTGATCCTCAAGCAGGGAGGCGGCGCGATCGTCAACACGTCATCGGGTGCGGGAATCATCGGCATCAAGGGCAGCCCCGCGTACACCGCCGCGAAGCACGGTGTGATCGGTCTCACCAAGTCGGCGGCCCTCGATTACGCCGCGCAGAACATCCGCGTCAACGCCGTCTGTCCTGGCTACATTAACACCCCGATGATGGATCGCTTCACTGGCGGCACGTCCGAAGGGCGCGCGAAGGTGATTGCGGAGGAGCCGATCGGACGGATGGGCAAGTCCGAGGAGATCGCCGAGGCCGTCATCTGGCTGTGCTCGGATGGGGCTGCCTTCGTAATTGGGCACGCTATGGTCATCGACGGCGGCCAAACGGTGCAGTAA
- a CDS encoding SDR family oxidoreductase, whose product MIKDKVVIITGASSGIGEASAKLLASKGAKVVLGARREQQLRQLVDEIQRAGGQAVYQVMDVVNPSDNAQIVKLAKETFGGVDVIFLNAGIMPTSPLSALKTDEWNQTVDINIKGVLNGIAAVLPTFISQKSGHVITTSSVAGLKAYPGGAVYGGTKWFVRDFMEVLRMESAQEGTNIRTATIYPAAINTELLDRITDQDAAEKMTALYKQYGISPDRVANVVAFAIDQPEDTNVNEFTIGPTMQPW is encoded by the coding sequence ATGATTAAAGACAAAGTTGTGATTATTACTGGCGCATCATCAGGGATTGGTGAAGCAAGTGCGAAATTGCTTGCAAGTAAAGGAGCTAAAGTCGTATTAGGCGCGCGACGCGAGCAGCAATTGAGACAACTGGTTGATGAAATTCAAAGAGCTGGCGGACAAGCAGTCTATCAAGTGATGGATGTGGTTAACCCATCTGATAACGCCCAGATCGTCAAGCTTGCCAAAGAAACATTTGGAGGCGTTGATGTTATTTTCTTAAACGCTGGCATCATGCCCACTTCTCCACTTTCTGCATTAAAAACGGATGAATGGAATCAAACGGTTGATATCAATATCAAGGGTGTACTAAATGGTATTGCTGCTGTGTTGCCAACGTTTATTAGCCAAAAGTCTGGGCATGTTATCACAACTTCATCGGTTGCTGGATTAAAAGCTTATCCAGGTGGTGCGGTGTATGGTGGGACAAAATGGTTTGTACGCGATTTTATGGAAGTTCTACGCATGGAGTCTGCTCAAGAGGGGACTAACATTCGTACTGCGACAATTTACCCCGCCGCAATTAACACTGAGTTGTTAGATCGGATTACCGACCAAGATGCGGCTGAAAAAATGACAGCCTTGTATAAGCAATATGGCATCTCACCAGATCGAGTAGCCAATGTTGTGGCGTTTGCGATTGACCAGCCAGAAGACACAAACGTGAACGAATTTACGATTGGCCCAACCATGCAGCCTTGGTAA
- a CDS encoding ABC transporter substrate-binding protein: MSNWQNFCSQLQRVRYYLIFLVALWLSLGIPGCSLSPPNSQTVSSPGSTHINLTAQRFDGVTINVITHDEAIYTGAQRRIAGFEALTGAKVNLTGVPFKNLYNILEKNWSGSASKYDMAIILPQWLIDFIDAKFLEDLTARVKSDAALQWEDIAPIFRNVSATYKGRIYSIPLDGDFHMVYYRSDLLKEAELTPPTTWDDYLAIAKRFHGKDLNGDGKPDYGSCISKRAHENSTSMLISIATPFLQSLGTTQGAFFDPDTMKPLINNPAFAKALDIYKQTMDYGTPQDENLGGSKARELFITGRCALTIDWGDIGPLSIDRSVSKVMDKVGAVITPGTTQVLDRKTNQLIACDKFTCPYAIDGVNHAPYAANVGWTGVIHAKAAANVKNAAYTFLSYMSQPTQSNVDVTIGTTGFNPYRISQFENSDPWIKSGLSSEAANNYLGAIGVSLNNANIVLNLSIPHNQQYQFEVLDAVVSKFLVNQITKEQAMQQIAQGWEQITNQVGRESQRTAYRASLGL, from the coding sequence ATGTCTAATTGGCAAAACTTTTGCTCTCAGTTACAGCGAGTCCGATATTATCTGATTTTCCTAGTTGCCCTATGGTTGAGTTTAGGGATTCCAGGTTGCAGTCTCTCCCCACCTAATTCTCAAACAGTTTCATCTCCTGGGTCTACCCACATCAATCTGACTGCACAACGCTTTGACGGTGTAACGATTAATGTCATTACTCATGATGAAGCCATTTATACAGGCGCTCAAAGACGGATTGCTGGGTTTGAAGCCTTGACTGGAGCGAAGGTCAATCTGACAGGCGTTCCCTTTAAAAATCTCTACAACATCCTGGAGAAAAACTGGTCTGGCAGCGCTTCAAAATATGATATGGCAATAATCTTACCTCAATGGCTGATCGACTTTATCGATGCTAAGTTTCTGGAAGATTTAACAGCGCGAGTCAAGTCTGATGCAGCCTTGCAGTGGGAAGATATTGCACCCATCTTTCGGAATGTCAGTGCGACTTATAAAGGACGTATCTACAGTATTCCATTAGATGGCGATTTCCATATGGTGTATTATCGCAGTGATTTGTTAAAGGAAGCAGAACTAACGCCTCCGACAACCTGGGATGATTATTTAGCGATCGCTAAACGGTTTCATGGCAAAGACCTAAATGGTGATGGTAAACCAGACTATGGCTCTTGTATTTCCAAACGCGCCCATGAAAATAGTACCAGCATGTTGATATCTATTGCCACTCCTTTTTTGCAATCTCTGGGAACCACACAAGGCGCATTTTTTGACCCAGACACTATGAAGCCTCTGATAAACAATCCAGCTTTTGCCAAAGCACTGGATATTTATAAACAAACTATGGATTATGGAACTCCCCAGGATGAAAATCTCGGTGGTTCTAAAGCAAGAGAATTATTCATTACTGGCAGGTGCGCTTTGACTATTGATTGGGGCGATATTGGGCCTCTATCGATCGATCGATCTGTATCTAAAGTGATGGATAAAGTGGGTGCTGTCATCACTCCAGGTACAACTCAAGTCCTCGATCGCAAAACCAATCAACTGATAGCTTGTGATAAGTTTACTTGTCCTTATGCCATTGATGGTGTCAATCATGCACCCTACGCTGCCAATGTCGGTTGGACGGGTGTGATTCATGCCAAAGCAGCAGCAAACGTCAAGAATGCCGCTTATACGTTTCTCTCTTATATGAGTCAACCCACTCAGTCTAATGTGGATGTGACAATCGGCACAACGGGCTTCAACCCCTATCGAATTTCGCAATTTGAAAACTCAGATCCCTGGATTAAATCAGGGCTGTCGTCTGAAGCTGCCAACAACTATCTCGGAGCGATCGGTGTCAGCCTTAACAACGCCAACATAGTTTTAAACTTAAGCATTCCCCACAATCAGCAATATCAATTTGAAGTTCTTGATGCTGTTGTATCTAAGTTCTTAGTAAACCAAATTACAAAAGAGCAAGCAATGCAGCAGATTGCACAAGGATGGGAGCAAATTACCAACCAAGTAGGGCGCGAGTCTCAACGCACAGCTTACCGCGCTAGCCTTGGGCTTTAA
- the ilvD gene encoding dihydroxy-acid dehydratase, which translates to MSENLRSQIVTQGVQRSPNRAMLRAVGFKDEDFNKAIVGIANGYSTITPCNMGINQLALIAEVGIKTAGAMPQMFGTITISDGISMGTEGMKYSLVSREVIADSIETACTGQSMDGVLAIGGCDKNMPGAMLAIARMNIPAIFVYGGTIKPGHYNGRDLTVVSSFEAVGQHSAGKIDDKELLEVESRACPGAGSCGGMFTANTMSSAFEAMGMSLPYSSTMAAEDAEKADSAEKSAYVLVEAIRKQILPRQIITRKSIENAISVIMAVGGSTNAVLHFLAIARAANVQLTLDDFEIIRARVPVLCDLKPSGKYVATDLHKAGGIPQVMKMLLVHGLLHGDSITISGQTIAEILADIPEEPSSNQDVIRTWNNPMYAQGHLAILRGNLATEGAVAKITGVKKPVITGPARVFESEEASLDAILAGKIQAGDILVIRYEGPKGGPGMREMLAPTSAIIGAGLGDAVGLITDGRFSGGTYGMVVGHVAPEAAVGGAIALVEEGDSITIDAPARLLQLNISEAEFARRRANWKPPAPRYTKGVLAKYAKLVSSSSLGAVTDLDLF; encoded by the coding sequence ATGTCGGAGAATTTAAGAAGCCAAATTGTAACGCAAGGGGTGCAGCGATCGCCAAATCGAGCTATGCTGCGTGCAGTTGGTTTTAAAGATGAAGATTTCAATAAAGCCATTGTGGGCATTGCCAATGGCTACAGTACAATCACTCCCTGTAATATGGGGATAAATCAACTGGCACTCATAGCAGAAGTTGGGATTAAAACCGCCGGCGCAATGCCGCAAATGTTCGGTACGATTACCATTAGCGATGGGATTTCGATGGGAACTGAAGGGATGAAATATTCCCTGGTGTCGCGGGAAGTCATCGCCGATTCCATTGAAACCGCCTGTACTGGGCAAAGTATGGATGGTGTGCTGGCTATTGGCGGTTGTGATAAAAATATGCCGGGGGCAATGTTAGCGATCGCGCGGATGAATATCCCTGCAATATTCGTTTATGGTGGCACAATTAAACCCGGTCACTACAACGGACGCGATTTGACTGTTGTTAGTTCTTTTGAAGCTGTTGGTCAACACAGTGCTGGAAAAATTGACGACAAGGAATTATTAGAAGTTGAAAGTCGCGCTTGTCCTGGCGCTGGTTCCTGTGGGGGAATGTTCACAGCTAACACCATGTCTTCAGCATTTGAAGCAATGGGAATGAGTTTGCCCTATTCTTCAACAATGGCAGCAGAAGATGCCGAAAAAGCAGATAGTGCGGAAAAATCGGCTTATGTGTTAGTCGAAGCCATTCGCAAACAAATCTTACCCCGGCAAATTATCACCCGCAAATCTATAGAGAATGCTATCTCTGTGATTATGGCGGTGGGTGGTTCGACCAATGCAGTTTTGCATTTCTTAGCGATCGCCCGTGCTGCTAATGTACAGTTAACCCTAGACGACTTTGAAATAATCCGTGCCCGTGTTCCCGTTTTGTGCGATTTAAAACCAAGTGGGAAATATGTCGCTACAGATTTGCACAAAGCTGGTGGTATTCCCCAAGTAATGAAGATGCTACTCGTGCATGGTTTATTACATGGAGATAGCATTACTATCAGCGGCCAAACCATTGCAGAGATATTAGCAGATATCCCAGAAGAACCATCTAGCAACCAAGATGTGATTCGGACTTGGAATAACCCCATGTATGCCCAAGGACATTTAGCCATCCTCAGAGGTAATTTGGCAACGGAAGGGGCTGTCGCTAAAATTACTGGGGTGAAAAAACCAGTAATTACTGGGCCCGCACGGGTGTTTGAATCGGAAGAAGCCTCTTTAGATGCAATTTTGGCGGGTAAGATTCAAGCTGGCGATATTCTAGTCATCCGCTACGAAGGGCCCAAGGGTGGCCCAGGTATGCGAGAAATGTTGGCTCCCACCTCAGCAATTATCGGTGCTGGTTTGGGTGATGCAGTGGGATTAATTACCGACGGACGCTTTTCTGGCGGTACTTACGGCATGGTGGTTGGTCATGTTGCCCCAGAAGCAGCAGTTGGTGGTGCGATCGCTCTTGTCGAAGAAGGCGATAGTATTACCATTGATGCACCCGCTCGTTTATTGCAGTTGAATATATCTGAAGCAGAATTTGCCCGTCGTCGTGCCAACTGGAAACCCCCCGCTCCCCGTTACACCAAAGGCGTGTTAGCGAAATATGCCAAATTGGTATCTTCTAGCAGTCTTGGTGCTGTTACCGATTTGGACTTGTTTTAA